In Arachis hypogaea cultivar Tifrunner chromosome 17, arahy.Tifrunner.gnm2.J5K5, whole genome shotgun sequence, a single window of DNA contains:
- the LOC112765253 gene encoding 16 kDa phloem protein 1: MAIGFMEVQLLKANDLKVTDFFGKIDPYVVIQYKGQEQRSTVANGQGRNPTWNEKFMFRAEYPTGSGDQYKLILKIMDKDTFSKDDSLGQAIIYVKDLLAQGIENGGAKLQALKYRVIDENNSYCGEVDVAITFTPKVEEKFIGEDIGGWKESSY, translated from the exons ATGGCAATTGGGTTCATGGAGGTGCAGCTTCTCAAAGCAAATGACCTCAAAGTCACTGATTTTTTTG GCAAAATAGATCCATATGTTGTGATACAATACAAAGGACAAGAGCAAAGGAGCACAGTTGCTAATG GGCAAGGAAGAAATCCAACATGGAATGAGAAATTTATGTTCAGAGCAGAGTACCCAACTGGATCTGGAGATCAATACAAGCTCATTCTCAAAATCATGGACAAGGACACTTTTTCTAAGGATGATTCTCTTGGCCAAGCCAT AATCTATGTTAAAGATTTATTGGCCCAAGGGATAGAGAATGGAGGTGCTAAGCTACAAGCTCTCAAGTATAGAGTAATTGATGAAAACAACTCATATTGTGGTGAAGTTGATGTTGCCATAACTTTTACCCCAAAG GTGGAAGAGAAATTTATTGGTGAAGATattggaggatggaaagaaagttCCTACTAG